In Paractinoplanes brasiliensis, the following proteins share a genomic window:
- a CDS encoding DUF3151 domain-containing protein: MQNLLPEPPATKLPADAEADKALADALASGNTVALKTVAAAHPAYSGGWAALAADALAADEPVTAYAYARTGYHRGLDALRRNGWKGHGPIPWSHAPNQGFLRCLHSLSQAAAEIGEADEAARCAQFLRDSDPAAADALT; the protein is encoded by the coding sequence ATGCAGAACCTGCTTCCAGAGCCTCCGGCCACCAAGCTGCCCGCCGACGCCGAAGCCGACAAGGCCCTCGCCGACGCCCTTGCCAGCGGCAACACCGTGGCCCTCAAGACCGTTGCCGCCGCCCACCCGGCGTACAGCGGTGGCTGGGCCGCCCTGGCCGCCGACGCCCTCGCCGCCGACGAGCCGGTGACCGCTTACGCGTACGCCCGCACGGGCTACCACCGCGGCCTCGACGCGCTGCGCCGCAACGGCTGGAAGGGGCACGGCCCGATCCCCTGGTCGCACGCCCCCAACCAGGGCTTCCTGCGGTGTCTGCACTCACTCTCGCAGGCCGCGGCCGAGATCGGTGAGGCCGACGAGGCAGCCCGCTGCGCCCAGTTCCTCCGCGACAGCGACCCGGCGGCCGCCGACGCGTTGACGTAG
- a CDS encoding chromosome partitioning protein, with amino-acid sequence MAPVEDEDADRVYVPGTSSNPAPPDRDVEPFWAPEELEAPVHGRPVPHDTPPPVPLPHSPNGAPGMYRPGERVPVPPPHAVPVPPPAHVQVPAPRPATHPPGAHQPAAHQPPAVHQPPAAYSPAQPPHQPGPAPTQAWPNLEPHVEPPAAESPPAEPHPRAAVRPAAAPVSGSASVPPSPSVPTSAAPASAAPMSPAGWVEDESGVHSSPDSPWSQPPHRPGAQSAASSPAEQPRPGATQVPAQRPPGTASTPAQRSHSGTASTPAPSNASVPAPRPELKTSPSDPADEEGWATGAESSNSAVYRPAAQGAAVVPPQPGPRTHPDQPGPHSSPDAEELGPRPDQLRPHAQPGPHLPQQAGQPGPHGAQTYPQPGPHAAQAQPGPYGQPYPPQNYGPPPVPPGPYPPSMSAHPPAPAQPATDPFQDLPWVSDGTPTAEEFARRRMAKPADPVATQGARAILRKGTMGLVKLAPGKREQEYKQDVEMVRRNFGGLRQVTVVNPKGGAGKTVAVLLLAMTFGQKRGGYVLAWDNNETQGTLGMRAQQDFHARTVRDMMRDLHLFRGSHGRVGDLSQYVRAQGEGMFDVLASDESATAGEMLTADAFGEIREIVSRFYKLIFVDTGNNVRAQNWQAAMDATDQLVITMSARNDSAETAARMLDHLEQTGRQRLVRQAVSVVSMPPTRKDIDLPAIQRHFAARTRAVLLAPYEKLIDSGEPIRYGHLSNNTKDAWLKIAAAVAEGL; translated from the coding sequence GTGGCACCGGTGGAGGACGAGGACGCCGACCGCGTCTACGTCCCGGGCACGTCCAGCAACCCCGCGCCACCTGACCGCGACGTGGAGCCGTTCTGGGCGCCGGAGGAACTGGAAGCGCCGGTGCACGGGCGGCCCGTCCCCCACGACACACCGCCGCCCGTTCCGCTGCCGCACTCCCCGAACGGCGCCCCCGGCATGTATCGACCGGGCGAACGGGTGCCGGTCCCACCACCCCATGCCGTACCGGTGCCGCCGCCGGCCCACGTCCAGGTGCCGGCACCCCGCCCGGCCACTCATCCGCCGGGCGCTCATCAGCCTGCCGCGCATCAGCCGCCGGCTGTTCATCAGCCGCCTGCCGCCTATTCGCCGGCCCAGCCTCCACATCAGCCGGGCCCGGCGCCCACGCAGGCCTGGCCCAACCTCGAGCCGCACGTCGAGCCGCCCGCCGCCGAGTCTCCACCCGCCGAGCCGCACCCTCGTGCGGCCGTTCGCCCGGCAGCGGCCCCGGTCTCCGGCTCGGCCTCCGTGCCGCCCTCACCGTCCGTCCCCACCTCGGCCGCCCCCGCCTCAGCAGCGCCCATGTCTCCCGCGGGCTGGGTCGAGGACGAGTCCGGCGTGCACAGTTCACCCGATTCGCCGTGGTCACAGCCACCCCACCGCCCGGGCGCGCAGAGCGCAGCCAGTTCACCCGCGGAGCAACCCCGGCCAGGCGCCACTCAAGTGCCGGCCCAGCGGCCGCCCGGCACCGCCTCGACGCCGGCCCAACGGTCGCATTCCGGTACAGCCTCGACGCCGGCCCCGAGCAACGCCTCCGTACCGGCTCCTCGTCCCGAGCTGAAGACGTCTCCGTCCGATCCCGCCGACGAGGAAGGCTGGGCAACCGGCGCGGAGTCGTCGAACAGCGCGGTCTACCGCCCGGCCGCGCAAGGTGCCGCCGTCGTCCCGCCGCAACCGGGACCGCGTACGCATCCGGACCAACCGGGGCCCCACTCGAGCCCGGACGCGGAGGAGTTGGGCCCCCGGCCCGATCAACTGCGCCCGCACGCCCAGCCCGGTCCCCACCTGCCGCAGCAGGCTGGTCAGCCCGGACCGCACGGGGCACAGACGTACCCGCAGCCGGGACCGCACGCCGCGCAGGCGCAGCCGGGGCCCTACGGGCAGCCGTACCCGCCGCAGAACTACGGGCCGCCACCGGTGCCGCCCGGCCCCTATCCGCCGAGCATGAGTGCGCACCCGCCCGCGCCGGCCCAGCCCGCCACCGACCCGTTCCAGGATCTGCCGTGGGTTTCCGACGGCACGCCCACGGCCGAGGAGTTCGCCCGTCGCCGCATGGCCAAGCCGGCCGACCCGGTGGCCACCCAGGGCGCCCGCGCGATCCTCCGCAAGGGCACGATGGGTCTGGTCAAGCTGGCCCCGGGCAAGCGCGAGCAGGAGTACAAGCAGGACGTCGAGATGGTCCGCCGCAACTTCGGCGGGCTGCGCCAGGTCACCGTGGTCAACCCCAAGGGCGGCGCCGGCAAGACCGTGGCCGTGCTGCTGCTGGCGATGACGTTCGGTCAGAAACGCGGCGGTTACGTGCTGGCCTGGGACAACAACGAGACCCAGGGCACCCTCGGCATGCGCGCCCAGCAGGACTTCCACGCCCGTACGGTGCGCGACATGATGCGTGACCTGCACCTGTTCCGCGGTTCGCACGGGCGGGTCGGCGACCTGTCGCAGTACGTGCGGGCGCAGGGCGAGGGCATGTTCGACGTGCTGGCGTCCGACGAGTCGGCCACGGCGGGCGAGATGCTCACGGCGGACGCGTTCGGCGAGATCCGTGAGATCGTCAGCCGCTTCTACAAGCTGATCTTTGTGGACACCGGCAACAACGTACGGGCGCAGAACTGGCAGGCGGCGATGGACGCCACCGACCAGCTCGTGATCACGATGTCGGCCCGTAACGACTCGGCCGAGACCGCGGCCCGCATGCTCGACCACCTGGAACAGACCGGCCGCCAGCGCCTGGTCCGCCAGGCCGTCAGCGTCGTCTCGATGCCCCCCACCCGCAAGGACATCGACCTGCCGGCGATCCAGCGCCACTTCGCCGCCCGCACCCGAGCCGTCCTGCTGGCCCCCTACGAGAAGCTGATCGATTCCGGCGAGCCCATCCGCTACGGCCACCTTTCGAACAACACCAAGGACGCCTGGCTCAAGATCGCCGCAGCCGTCGCGGAGGGCCTGTAG
- the purD gene encoding phosphoribosylamine--glycine ligase, with translation MRVLLIGSGGREHALAVALAADPSVDFLAAAPGNPGIAQIAEVYDVTATDPAAVAALAVELAADLVVVGPEAPLVAGVADAVRAKGIACFGPSAAAAQLEGSKAFAKEVMTAAKVPTARSYACSDAAAVSRALDDLGAPYVVKNDGLAAGKGVVVTDDRDAAERHAADCGTVVIEEYLSGPEVSLFVITDGTTAVPLMPAQDFKRLADGDAGPNTGGMGAYAPLDWAPKNLVPRVLLETVEPTLAEMRRRGTPFSGLLYVGLALTPDGPKVIEFNARFGDPETQVVLALLETPLGGLLHAAATGTLGEQPPLRWRDGAAVTVVVAGQNYPGTPRTGDVIEGAETPGVIHAGTARREDGALVSAGGRVLSVTATGADLAAARDAAYALVDGIRLDGAQFRRDIALGAVEGRITL, from the coding sequence GTGCGCGTACTTCTGATCGGTTCCGGCGGCCGCGAACACGCCCTCGCCGTCGCCCTCGCCGCCGACCCCTCTGTCGACTTCCTCGCCGCCGCCCCGGGCAACCCGGGCATCGCCCAGATCGCCGAGGTGTACGACGTCACGGCCACCGACCCGGCCGCCGTGGCCGCGCTCGCCGTCGAACTGGCGGCCGACCTGGTGGTGGTCGGTCCCGAGGCGCCGCTGGTCGCGGGCGTGGCCGACGCCGTACGGGCCAAGGGCATCGCCTGTTTCGGCCCGAGCGCCGCGGCCGCCCAGCTGGAGGGGTCGAAGGCGTTCGCCAAGGAAGTGATGACCGCGGCCAAGGTGCCGACCGCCCGCTCGTACGCCTGCTCCGACGCGGCCGCCGTGAGCCGTGCGCTCGATGACCTCGGAGCCCCGTACGTGGTCAAGAACGACGGCCTGGCGGCGGGCAAGGGTGTCGTGGTGACTGACGACCGCGACGCGGCGGAACGGCACGCGGCCGACTGCGGCACGGTCGTGATCGAGGAGTACCTGTCCGGCCCCGAGGTCTCGCTGTTCGTGATCACGGACGGCACGACCGCTGTCCCGCTGATGCCGGCGCAGGACTTCAAGCGGCTGGCCGACGGCGACGCGGGCCCCAACACCGGCGGCATGGGCGCGTACGCCCCGCTCGACTGGGCCCCGAAGAACCTGGTGCCCCGCGTGCTGCTCGAGACGGTGGAGCCGACGCTGGCCGAGATGCGCCGCCGCGGCACCCCGTTCTCGGGCCTGCTCTACGTCGGGCTCGCGCTCACCCCCGACGGTCCCAAGGTCATCGAGTTCAACGCCCGGTTCGGCGACCCCGAGACGCAGGTCGTGCTGGCCCTGCTCGAGACGCCGCTGGGCGGTCTGCTGCACGCCGCCGCGACCGGGACGCTGGGCGAGCAGCCGCCGCTGCGGTGGCGCGACGGCGCCGCGGTCACGGTGGTCGTGGCCGGCCAGAACTATCCGGGCACCCCGCGTACGGGCGATGTGATCGAGGGCGCCGAGACGCCGGGCGTGATCCACGCCGGAACGGCCCGCCGCGAGGACGGCGCTCTGGTCTCCGCCGGTGGCCGCGTGCTGAGCGTGACCGCCACCGGTGCCGACCTGGCCGCCGCTCGCGACGCCGCGTACGCGCTGGTCGACGGGATCCGCCTGGACGGCGCCCAGTTCCGCCGGGACATCGCGCTGGGCGCCGTCGAGGGCCGGATCACGCTGTAG
- a CDS encoding adenylosuccinate synthase, whose protein sequence is MPVIVLVGAQWGDEGKGKATDLLGDRLDYVVKFNGGNNAGHTVVIEGEKYALHLLPSGILSPGVVPVIGNGVVIDLNVLFQEIDGLESRGIDTSRLRISANAHVIPSYNRSLDKVSERYLGARRIGTTGRGIGPTYADKMNRVGVRVQDLFDESILRQKVEAALSFKNQILAKIYNRQAVKPDDVVNELLSYVERLRPYVGDTALELSEALDAGKVVLCEAGQATLLDVDHGTYPFVTSSNATAGGACTGSGIPPTRIDRVVAVLKAFTSRVGEGPFPTELHDKFGDHLREVGQEYGTTTGRPRRIGWLDLVMARYAQRINGVTDFVLTKLDNYDDLDEIPVCVAYEVNGVRHDEMPISQSDFHHAIPIYETLPGWKQSIMGARSFDDLPKEAQDFVLFVEERIRARISVVGVGPARDQVIERHSVLSGA, encoded by the coding sequence GTGCCGGTGATCGTGTTGGTCGGCGCCCAGTGGGGCGACGAGGGCAAGGGCAAAGCGACTGATCTGCTGGGCGACCGGCTCGACTACGTGGTGAAGTTCAACGGCGGGAACAACGCCGGTCACACCGTGGTGATCGAGGGTGAGAAGTACGCCCTGCACCTGCTGCCGAGCGGCATCCTCTCGCCGGGCGTGGTCCCGGTGATCGGCAACGGCGTGGTGATCGACCTCAACGTGCTGTTCCAGGAGATCGACGGTCTCGAGTCGCGCGGCATCGACACGTCACGGCTGCGCATCAGCGCCAACGCGCACGTCATCCCGTCGTACAACCGCTCCCTGGACAAGGTGAGCGAGCGTTACCTGGGCGCCCGTCGCATCGGCACCACCGGCCGCGGCATCGGCCCGACCTACGCCGACAAGATGAACCGTGTCGGCGTCCGTGTCCAGGATCTCTTCGACGAGTCGATCCTGCGGCAGAAGGTCGAGGCCGCCCTCTCGTTCAAGAACCAGATCCTCGCCAAGATCTACAACCGGCAGGCCGTCAAGCCCGACGACGTCGTCAACGAGCTGCTGTCCTACGTCGAAAGACTGCGCCCGTACGTGGGTGACACCGCGCTCGAACTCAGCGAGGCGCTCGACGCCGGCAAGGTCGTGCTGTGCGAGGCCGGCCAGGCCACCCTGCTCGACGTCGACCACGGCACCTACCCGTTCGTGACCAGCTCGAACGCGACGGCCGGGGGCGCCTGCACCGGTTCCGGCATCCCGCCCACCCGCATCGACCGGGTCGTCGCGGTGCTCAAGGCGTTCACGTCCCGCGTCGGCGAGGGCCCCTTCCCGACCGAGCTGCACGACAAGTTCGGCGACCACCTGCGCGAGGTCGGGCAGGAGTACGGCACGACCACCGGCCGCCCGCGCCGCATCGGCTGGCTCGACCTGGTCATGGCCCGGTACGCGCAGCGGATCAACGGTGTCACCGACTTCGTGCTCACCAAACTGGACAACTACGACGACCTCGACGAGATCCCGGTCTGTGTCGCGTACGAGGTCAACGGCGTCCGCCACGACGAGATGCCGATCAGCCAGTCCGACTTCCACCACGCGATCCCGATCTACGAGACGCTGCCCGGCTGGAAGCAGAGCATCATGGGCGCGCGTTCGTTCGACGACCTGCCCAAGGAAGCACAAGACTTCGTGCTCTTCGTCGAGGAGCGCATCCGGGCGCGCATCTCGGTGGTCGGCGTCGGACCCGCGCGCGACCAGGTCATCGAGCGCCACTCGGTTCTGAGCGGGGCCTGA
- a CDS encoding LOG family protein produces the protein MPGDPLQPVLGGPVPFDATASEVESRAELDHHLAEKSLADLVILGLRLDLDPPDLTDVEVRGALFVGCRLADADVEIDLIRRGAHVIPPFTARPYPTHPATLYTPEDLSFGFATGGFAGMYDTMIYDHFLAHGGAAPDIREAIAQRLHDAGIDNALGKALAAWVQENGRAGAVGVMGGHAAARGSAAYRMAANLSWRLASAGRLVVTGGGPGVMEAANLGAYFSTRTADELEAAIEQLSAAPHFADHEPYTAAALAVRAKYPATPALGHGGLALPTWLYGHEPANLFAGQIGKYFSNAVREDSILRLSRGGIVFAPGWAGTVQEIFQAATKTFYRTDGPSGAFVFLGVEHWRQLPVEELLRPLLAKSPYGDQSHLIVVTDSLDEAMNALAAGSGDVDAPPVGHG, from the coding sequence ATGCCCGGCGACCCTCTCCAGCCCGTGCTCGGCGGCCCTGTTCCGTTCGACGCCACCGCCTCCGAGGTCGAATCGCGGGCCGAGCTCGATCACCATCTGGCCGAGAAGTCGCTGGCCGACCTGGTGATCCTGGGGCTCCGGCTCGATCTCGACCCGCCCGACCTGACCGACGTCGAGGTGCGGGGCGCCCTGTTCGTGGGTTGCCGGCTGGCCGACGCCGACGTCGAGATCGATCTGATCCGGCGTGGGGCGCACGTGATCCCGCCGTTCACCGCGCGGCCCTATCCGACCCACCCGGCGACGCTGTACACGCCGGAGGACCTGTCGTTCGGGTTCGCCACCGGGGGCTTCGCCGGCATGTACGACACGATGATCTACGACCATTTCCTGGCGCACGGCGGCGCGGCGCCCGACATCCGCGAGGCGATCGCGCAGCGGCTGCACGACGCGGGCATCGACAACGCGCTGGGCAAGGCGCTGGCGGCGTGGGTGCAGGAGAACGGCCGGGCCGGGGCCGTCGGGGTCATGGGCGGGCACGCGGCGGCACGCGGCTCGGCGGCGTACCGGATGGCGGCGAACCTGTCGTGGCGGCTCGCCTCGGCTGGTCGGCTGGTGGTGACCGGCGGCGGTCCGGGGGTGATGGAAGCGGCGAACCTGGGGGCGTACTTCTCGACCCGTACGGCGGACGAGCTCGAGGCGGCGATCGAGCAGCTGTCGGCCGCGCCGCATTTCGCCGATCACGAGCCGTACACTGCGGCGGCCCTCGCCGTACGAGCGAAGTATCCCGCCACCCCGGCTCTGGGGCATGGCGGTTTGGCCCTGCCGACCTGGCTGTACGGCCACGAGCCGGCCAATCTGTTCGCCGGGCAGATCGGCAAGTACTTCTCCAACGCCGTACGGGAGGATTCGATCCTTCGTCTCTCGCGGGGCGGCATTGTGTTCGCGCCGGGGTGGGCCGGCACGGTGCAGGAGATCTTCCAGGCGGCGACGAAGACGTTCTACCGCACCGACGGGCCGTCCGGCGCTTTCGTCTTCCTCGGCGTCGAGCATTGGCGGCAGCTGCCGGTGGAGGAGCTTCTGCGTCCGTTGCTGGCCAAGAGCCCGTACGGGGATCAGTCGCACCTGATCGTGGTCACCGACTCGCTCGACGAGGCGATGAACGCCCTGGCGGCCGGGTCAGGCGACGTGGACGCGCCGCCAGTTGGTCACGGGTAG
- a CDS encoding diacylglycerol kinase family protein: protein MYDVVLLSLAEGQGSGGACGDECGGCAPATACAPRVPVLKCADALTAAGARVETITAGSDQEIDEVIARFDGPARPDGLTWPDADSKLRLVVASATDGQLRAVVRRLVRRYAPPPSKRPDDLRAGRTVPDLPPLAILPLDASNTTDLAAQLGLPRTPEAVAAAVMSGSVRRLDLLRNDGGSVTVDGALVGGMDDDGRAVPWRGRVEVDDAVLSNGDDPILACAIGNSAGYAEFAGLRMLADGDAVDGQVEVAVAVPTIVKQRFRGSKMRVEVRRARGRAVSVLPRDGEIQFLDDGVGGAMSRKRSWWTEAGAWAVYAS, encoded by the coding sequence ATGTACGACGTGGTGCTGCTCAGCCTGGCCGAGGGGCAGGGCTCGGGGGGCGCGTGCGGCGACGAGTGCGGTGGCTGCGCCCCGGCCACCGCGTGCGCGCCGCGGGTGCCGGTGCTCAAGTGCGCCGACGCGCTCACCGCGGCCGGCGCCCGGGTCGAGACGATCACCGCGGGCTCCGATCAGGAGATCGACGAGGTCATCGCGCGGTTCGACGGGCCGGCCCGCCCCGACGGGCTGACCTGGCCCGACGCGGACAGCAAGCTACGGCTGGTGGTGGCCTCGGCGACGGACGGGCAACTGCGCGCGGTCGTACGCCGTCTGGTCCGCCGCTACGCTCCGCCGCCCAGCAAGCGCCCCGACGACCTGCGGGCCGGACGCACGGTGCCCGACCTGCCGCCGCTGGCGATCCTGCCGCTGGACGCGAGCAACACCACCGACCTCGCCGCGCAACTCGGCCTTCCCCGTACGCCGGAAGCAGTGGCCGCCGCGGTGATGAGCGGCTCGGTGCGCCGGCTCGACCTGCTGCGCAACGACGGCGGCTCGGTCACGGTCGACGGCGCCCTGGTCGGCGGCATGGACGACGACGGCCGCGCGGTGCCGTGGCGGGGCCGGGTCGAGGTCGACGACGCGGTGCTGTCCAACGGCGACGACCCGATCCTGGCGTGCGCGATCGGCAACAGCGCGGGCTACGCGGAGTTCGCGGGCCTGCGGATGCTGGCCGACGGCGACGCGGTCGACGGCCAGGTCGAGGTCGCGGTGGCCGTGCCGACCATCGTCAAGCAGCGCTTCCGCGGCTCGAAGATGCGCGTCGAGGTACGCCGCGCACGCGGACGCGCGGTGTCGGTGCTCCCTCGCGACGGCGAGATCCAATTCCTCGACGACGGGGTCGGCGGCGCGATGAGCCGCAAGCGCTCATGGTGGACCGAAGCCGGGGCCTGGGCGGTCTACGCGAGCTGA
- a CDS encoding ADP-ribosylglycohydrolase family protein, translating to MQNVAGSLYGLAYGDALGKPTEFQDYATIVARYGPGGPRELTGRPALVTDDTQMALAVGEAMLAALSITPVVIEPLLRQAFLDWAISPDNNRAPGNTCLQACAALSDGRPWQQATVAGSKGCGANMRVTPVGLHPTLDDDQRAGLAQLQAGLTHGHPTGLAASELTAYACRWLADGLAPGDLLEALRDRCDGQRKVYREDWLGDLWQQHGVGTPSEFIARGWDETAAALDRVRTALAAGNFAGDPCLATGEGWIAEEALATALYCYLISPDEPVAVLGRGAASSGDSDSIACLAGAFAGAALGLDAWPAPWRDQIEYTDRIARLATAWDDSNIRRNLG from the coding sequence GTGCAAAACGTCGCGGGATCGCTCTACGGACTGGCCTACGGTGACGCGCTCGGCAAACCCACCGAGTTCCAGGACTACGCCACCATCGTCGCCCGCTACGGCCCCGGCGGCCCGCGCGAACTGACCGGGCGGCCCGCGCTGGTCACCGACGACACCCAGATGGCGCTGGCGGTCGGCGAGGCGATGCTGGCCGCGCTGTCGATCACCCCAGTGGTGATCGAGCCGCTGCTGCGTCAGGCCTTCCTCGACTGGGCGATCAGCCCCGACAACAACCGTGCCCCCGGAAACACCTGCCTCCAGGCGTGCGCGGCGCTGAGCGACGGGCGGCCGTGGCAGCAGGCGACGGTGGCCGGCTCCAAGGGCTGCGGCGCCAACATGCGTGTCACCCCGGTCGGCCTGCACCCCACGCTCGACGACGACCAGCGCGCCGGCCTCGCCCAGTTGCAGGCCGGGCTCACCCACGGGCATCCGACCGGGCTGGCGGCGAGCGAACTGACCGCGTACGCGTGCCGGTGGCTCGCCGACGGCCTGGCCCCCGGTGATCTGCTCGAGGCGCTGCGCGACCGTTGCGACGGCCAGCGCAAGGTCTACCGCGAGGACTGGCTGGGCGACCTGTGGCAGCAGCACGGGGTCGGCACGCCTTCGGAATTCATCGCCCGCGGCTGGGACGAGACGGCCGCCGCGCTCGACCGGGTGCGCACGGCGCTCGCTGCCGGAAACTTCGCCGGCGACCCCTGCCTGGCCACCGGCGAAGGCTGGATCGCCGAAGAAGCGCTGGCCACGGCCCTGTACTGCTACTTGATCTCGCCCGACGAGCCGGTGGCCGTGCTGGGCCGCGGCGCGGCGTCCTCCGGCGACTCCGACTCGATCGCCTGCCTGGCCGGGGCGTTCGCGGGGGCGGCGCTCGGCCTGGACGCATGGCCCGCGCCCTGGCGTGACCAAATCGAATACACCGACCGCATCGCCCGCCTCGCCACCGCCTGGGACGACTCGAACATCCGGCGAAATCTTGGGTGA
- the fbaA gene encoding class II fructose-bisphosphate aldolase, translating to MPIASPEVYAEMLDRAKAGAFAYPAINVTSSQTLNAALQGFAEAGSDGIVQISTGGAEYASGPTVKNMITGAVALAEYATEVAKNYPVNIALHTDHCPKNKLDGYVRPLLALSKERVANGKAPLFQSHMWDGSAVPVEENLQIAEELLKDAAAAHIILEIEVGVVGGEEDGVSAAIDDKLYSTVEDGLATAAALGLGEKGRYMTALTFGNVHGVYKPGNVKLRPEILKEIQDAVGAKYGKEKPFDLVFHGGSGSLLSEIHGALDYGVVKMNIDTDTQYAFTRPVVDHIMKNYDGVLKIDGEVGNKKAYDPRAWGKLAEAGLAQRVVEACEHLRSTGTTLAK from the coding sequence ATGCCCATCGCTTCTCCCGAGGTCTACGCCGAGATGCTGGACCGCGCCAAGGCCGGCGCGTTCGCCTATCCGGCGATCAACGTGACGTCCTCGCAGACCCTCAACGCGGCGCTGCAGGGCTTCGCCGAGGCAGGCAGCGACGGCATCGTCCAGATCTCCACCGGCGGCGCCGAGTACGCTTCCGGCCCCACCGTGAAGAACATGATCACCGGTGCGGTCGCGCTCGCCGAGTACGCCACCGAGGTCGCCAAGAACTACCCGGTCAACATCGCGCTGCACACCGACCACTGCCCGAAGAACAAGCTCGACGGGTACGTCCGCCCGCTGCTCGCGCTGAGCAAGGAGCGCGTCGCCAACGGCAAGGCGCCGCTGTTCCAGTCGCACATGTGGGACGGCTCGGCCGTGCCGGTCGAGGAGAACCTGCAGATCGCCGAGGAACTGCTCAAGGACGCCGCGGCCGCGCACATCATCCTCGAGATCGAGGTCGGCGTGGTCGGTGGCGAGGAGGACGGCGTCTCCGCCGCGATCGACGACAAGCTCTACTCGACCGTCGAGGACGGCCTGGCCACCGCGGCCGCCCTGGGCCTGGGCGAGAAGGGCCGCTACATGACGGCCCTGACCTTCGGCAACGTGCACGGCGTCTACAAGCCGGGCAACGTCAAGCTGCGCCCCGAGATCCTCAAGGAGATCCAGGACGCGGTCGGCGCCAAGTACGGCAAGGAGAAGCCGTTCGACCTGGTCTTCCACGGTGGTTCGGGCTCACTGCTCTCCGAGATCCACGGCGCCCTGGACTACGGCGTGGTCAAGATGAACATCGACACCGACACGCAGTACGCGTTCACCCGCCCGGTGGTCGACCACATCATGAAGAACTACGACGGCGTCCTCAAGATCGACGGCGAGGTCGGCAACAAGAAGGCGTACGACCCGCGCGCCTGGGGCAAGCTGGCCGAGGCCGGCCTGGCGCAGCGCGTGGTCGAGGCCTGCGAGCACCTGCGCTCGACGGGCACCACCCTCGCGAAGTAA
- a CDS encoding sensor histidine kinase has translation MVRWMASALYLAVLATGLYFVAAGLAPDWSAASLAVFTAGLAALLAIEWIREIGRRRAVVLLAARVVLLIVVLAADPGGFARALFVLVPFFAYFSLGRRAALGLAAACLLAATIQAALSPGWADDPEVVSDLLMFFVGLVLTMATAAVADGQRRARLQLERAHSQVAELSAAAERNRLARDIHDSVGHHLTAVGVQLEKAEAFRSRDAAVADRAVADARSAAARALQEVRESVGTLRAEPFSLVAAVAALADGLDDPGFRVAVESTGSDAGHARAGLEALYRVVQEALTNARRHAGADRVRVAVRFGDPGSAMVEVADNGRGFAVGTATGGGLRGMRERVGALGGVVRIESAPGQGTRVTASVGGAA, from the coding sequence ATGGTCCGCTGGATGGCGTCGGCGCTGTATCTCGCCGTGCTCGCGACCGGTCTCTATTTCGTGGCGGCCGGCCTGGCGCCGGACTGGTCGGCGGCCTCGCTCGCCGTGTTCACGGCCGGGCTGGCCGCGCTGCTGGCGATCGAGTGGATCCGCGAAATCGGCCGGCGCCGGGCGGTGGTGCTCCTCGCGGCCCGGGTCGTCCTGCTCATCGTGGTCCTGGCGGCCGATCCGGGTGGCTTCGCCCGCGCGCTGTTCGTGCTCGTGCCGTTCTTCGCCTACTTCTCGCTCGGCCGCCGGGCAGCCCTGGGTCTGGCGGCCGCCTGCCTGCTGGCCGCGACGATCCAGGCGGCGCTTTCGCCGGGCTGGGCCGACGATCCCGAGGTGGTCTCGGACCTGCTGATGTTCTTCGTAGGGCTGGTTCTCACGATGGCCACGGCGGCGGTCGCGGACGGTCAGCGCCGCGCGCGGTTGCAGCTGGAACGGGCCCACAGCCAGGTCGCCGAGCTGAGCGCCGCGGCCGAGCGCAACCGGCTGGCCCGCGACATCCACGACAGCGTCGGCCATCACCTGACCGCGGTCGGCGTGCAACTGGAGAAGGCTGAAGCCTTCCGGAGCCGGGACGCCGCCGTCGCCGACCGGGCCGTCGCCGACGCGCGCTCGGCGGCGGCACGAGCCCTTCAAGAGGTACGGGAGTCGGTCGGAACCCTGCGAGCCGAGCCCTTCTCGCTGGTGGCGGCGGTGGCCGCGCTCGCCGACGGGCTGGACGACCCAGGTTTCCGGGTGGCCGTGGAGTCGACCGGCAGCGATGCCGGGCATGCGCGGGCGGGGCTGGAGGCGCTCTATCGGGTGGTGCAGGAGGCGTTGACCAACGCGCGCCGGCACGCCGGGGCCGATCGGGTGCGGGTGGCCGTGCGGTTCGGTGATCCCGGGTCGGCCATGGTGGAGGTGGCCGACAACGGGCGGGGGTTCGCCGTGGGGACGGCCACCGGCGGTGGGCTGCGCGGCATGCGGGAACGGGTGGGCGCGCTCGGTGGCGTGGTGCGCATCGAGTCCGCACCGGGCCAGGGCACGCGGGTCACCGCGAGTGTGGGCGGGGCGGCGTGA